TCCGGGCGGGGTGGCAGATGGACTACCCCCTCATCCAGAACTTCCTCCAGCCGCTCTACTACACCAACGCCTCGTCCAACGACGGCAAGTGGTCGAACAAGGACTTCGACAAGCTGGTCGACCAGGCCAACCGGGAGACCGACACCGCCAAGGCCGTCGGCCTCTTCCAGGACGCCGAGAAGGTCGTCAGGGACAACATGGCCGCCATCCCGCTCTGGTACCAGAACGGCAGCGCCGGCTGGTCGAACCGGCTCTCGAACGTCGCCCTCAACCCGTTCAGTGTCCCGGTCTACAACGAGATCAAGGTCAGCTGACCCGCCATGGGACGCTACGTCCTGCGGCGGCTGCTCCAGATGATCCCGGTGTTCATCGGAGCCACACTGCTGATCTTCCTGATGGTGAACGTGATGGGCGACCCCATCGCCGGGCTCTGCGGCGACAAGCAGTGCGACCCGGCCACGGCCGCCCAGCTCAAGAGGGAGTTCGGCCTCGACAAGCCCGTCTGGCAGCAGTACCTGACCTACATGGGGAACGTCTTCACCGGCGACTTCGGCACCGCGTTCAACGGGCAGAAGGTCACCGAGCTGATGGCCACCGCGTTCCCCGTCACCATCCGGCTGACCATCGTCGCGATCCTCTTCGAGATCGTCATCGGCATCACCCTGGGCGTGATCACCGGCCTGCGACGCGGCCGGCCCGTCGACACCTCCGTGCTGCTGCTCACCCTCGTCGTCATCTCCGTCCCCACCTTCGTCACCGGCCTGCTGCTGCAACTGCTGCTCGGCGTCGAGTGGGGGTGGATCAAACCCTCGGTCTCACCTGACGCCGAGTTCGGCGAGCTGATCGTGCCCGGACTGGTCCTCGCGTCCGTCTCGCTCGCCTACGTCACCCGCCTCACCCGCACCTCCATCGCCGAGAACCGGCGCTCCGACTACGTCCGCACCGCGACCGCCAAAGGGCTGCCGCGCCGCCGGGTGGTCGTCAGGCACCTGCTGCGCAACTCCCTGATCCCCGTCGTCACCTTCATCGGCACCGACATCGGGGCCCTGATGGGCGGCGCGATCGTCACCGAGCGGATCTTCAACATCCACGGCGTCGGCTACCAGCTCTACCAGGGCATCCTGCGCCAGAACACCCAGACGGTGGTCGGCTTCGTGACCGTCCTCGTTCTCGTCTTCCTGGTGGCCAACCTGCTCGTCGACCTCCTCTACGCCGTACTCGACCCGAGGATCCGCTATGCCTGAGCAGCCGTACGAGCCCGACGGCGCCATCGCGGGCACCGGCGCGGGCGGCGCGATGGACCTCGCGGCCAGCGAGGCGCAGACACTGGAGAAGACCCCGGGCGGCCCACTGGGCACCGGACCGCGCGGCAAGCCGCGCTCGCTCTGGTCGGACGCCTGGCGCGACCTGCGCCGCAACCCCGTCTTCATCATCTCGGCGCTCTTCATCGTCTTCCTCGTGGTGATCTCCCTCTGGCCGTCCCTGATCGCCTCGGGCAACCCCCTCAACTGCGACCTCGCCAAGGCCCAGCAGGGATCCCAGCCAGGCCACCCGTTCGGCTTCGACGGCCAGGGCTGCGACGTCTACACCCGCACCGTCTACGGCGCCCGCACCTCCGTCTCGGTCGGCGTCCTCGCCACCCTCGGGGTGGCGGTCCTCGGCTCGGTGCTAGGCGGGCTCGCCGGGTTCTTCGGCGGCGCGGGCGACTCGGTGCTCTCCCGCATCACCGACGTCTTCTTCGCCATCCCGGTGGTCCTCGGCGGCCTCGTGCTGCTCTCCGTCGTCGTCACCAACACCATCTGGCCGGTCATCGGGTTCATGGTGCTGCTCGGCTGGCCGCAGATCTCCCGGATCGCCCGCGGCTCCGTCATCACCGTCAAACAGAACGACTACGTGCAGGCCGCCCGCGCCCTGGGCGCCTCCAACTCCCGGCTGCTGCTGCGGCACATCGCGCCCAACGCCGTCGCCCCCGTGATCGTCGTGGCGACCATCGCGCTGGGCACCTTCATCTCCCTGGAGGCCACCCTGTCCTACCTCGGCGTCGGTCTGAAACCGCCGACGGTCAGCTGGGGCATCGACATCTCGTCCGCCTCCGCCTACATCCGCAACGCCCCGCACATGCTGCTCTGGCCGGCCGGGGCGCTCGCCGTCACCGTGCTCGCGTTCATCATGCTCGGCGACGCCGTGCGCGACGCCCTCGATCCGAAGCTGAGGTGAGCCGCCGCCATGCTGCTCGAAGTGCGTGACCTGCATGTGGAGTTCAGGACCAGGGACGGTGTCGCGAAGGCCGTCAACGGCGTCAGCTACGGCGTGGACGCGGGCGAGACGCTCGCCGTGCTCGGCGAGTCGGGGTCGGGGAAGTCCGTCACCGCCCAGGCCATCATGGGCATCCTCGACATGCCGCCCGGCCGGATCGCGGCCGGCGAGATCCTCTTCCAGGGCCGGGACCTGCTGAAGCTCAAGGAGGACGAGCGGCGCAAGGTCCGCGGCGCCGAGATGGCGATGATCTTCCAGGACGCCCTCTCCTCCCTCAACCCGGTGCTCTCCGTGGGCGACCAGCTCGGCGAGATGTTCGTCGTGCACCGCGGGATGTCGCGCAAGGACGCCCGCGCCAAGGCCGTCGAGCTGATGGACCGGGTGCGCATCCCGGGCGCGCGGGAGCGGGTCAAGCAGTACCCGCACCAGTTCTCCGGCGGCATGCGCCAGCGCATCATGATCGCGATGGCGCTCGCCCTCGAACCCGCGCTGATCATCGCCGACGAACCGACCACCGCCCTCGACGTCACCGTCCAGGCCCAGGTCATGGACCTGCTCGCGGAGCTGCGGCGCGAGTACGACATGGGGCTCATCCTCATCACCCACGACCTCGGCGTGGTCGCCGACGTCGCCGACCGGATCGCCGTGATGTACGCGGGCCGGATCGTCGAACAGGCGCCGGTCCGCGACATCTACAAGGCGCCCGCCCACCCCTACACCCGGGGCCTGCTCGACTCCATCCCTCGCCTCGACCAGAAGGGCCGGGAGCTCTACGCGATCAAGGGCCTGCCGCCCAACCTCATGGACATCCCGCCCGGCTGCGCCTTCAACCCCCGCTGCCCGATGGCCCAGGACGTGTGCCGCACCGACGTCCCGCCGCTCTACGAGGTCTCGGACGACCGGGTCAGCGCCTGCCACTTCTGGAGGGAGTGCCTGCATGGCTGAGCCGATTCTTGAGGTCAGCGGGCTGGTCAAGCACTACCCGCTCACCCGGGGCATCCTCTTCAAGAAGCAGGTCGGCGCGGTGAAGGCCGTCGACGGCGTCGACTTCACGCTCGACCGCGGCGAGACCCTAGGCATCGTCGGCGAGTCCGGCTGCGGCAAGTCGACGGTGGCCCGGATGCTGGTCAACCTCGAACGCCCGACAGGCGGTTCGATCATCTTCAAGGGCGAGGACATCAGCAGGCTGTCGGGCCGCGCCCTCAAGGCCGTCAGACGCAACATCCAGATGGTCTTCCAGGACCCGTACACCTCCCTCAACCCCCGGATGACGGTGGGCGACATCATCGGGGAGCCGTACGACATCCACCCCGAGGTGGCCCCGAAGGGCGACCGCAGGAGGCGGGTCCAGGACCTTCTCGACGTCGTCGGCCTCAACCCCGAGTACATCAACCGGTATCCGCACCAGTTCTCCGGCGGCCAGCGCCAACGCATCGGCATCGCAAGGGGGTTGGCGCTGCGCCCGGAGATCATCGTGGCCGACGAACCGGTCTCCGCGCTCGACGTCTCCGTGCAGGCCCAGGTGATCAACCTGATGGCCCGGCTGCAGAGCGAGTTCGAGCTGTCGTACATCTTCATCGCCCACGACCTGTCGATCGTGCGGCACATCTCGGACCGGGTCGGGGTGATGTACCTCGGCCGGATCGTGGAGACCGGCCGGGACGCCGAGATCTACGACCACCCCACCCACCCCTACACCCAGGCGCTGCTGTCCGCGGTGCCGGTGCCCGACCCGGAGGCCCGTGAGCGCCGGGAGCGGATCATCCTGGCGGGCGACGTGCCGTCGCCGACCAACGTGCCGTCCGGCTGCCGGTTCCGCACCCGCTGCTGGAAGGCCCAGGAGCGGTGCGCGCTTGAGGTGCCCG
The sequence above is a segment of the Streptomyces griseoviridis genome. Coding sequences within it:
- a CDS encoding ABC transporter permease, with the translated sequence MGRYVLRRLLQMIPVFIGATLLIFLMVNVMGDPIAGLCGDKQCDPATAAQLKREFGLDKPVWQQYLTYMGNVFTGDFGTAFNGQKVTELMATAFPVTIRLTIVAILFEIVIGITLGVITGLRRGRPVDTSVLLLTLVVISVPTFVTGLLLQLLLGVEWGWIKPSVSPDAEFGELIVPGLVLASVSLAYVTRLTRTSIAENRRSDYVRTATAKGLPRRRVVVRHLLRNSLIPVVTFIGTDIGALMGGAIVTERIFNIHGVGYQLYQGILRQNTQTVVGFVTVLVLVFLVANLLVDLLYAVLDPRIRYA
- a CDS encoding ABC transporter ATP-binding protein; protein product: MAEPILEVSGLVKHYPLTRGILFKKQVGAVKAVDGVDFTLDRGETLGIVGESGCGKSTVARMLVNLERPTGGSIIFKGEDISRLSGRALKAVRRNIQMVFQDPYTSLNPRMTVGDIIGEPYDIHPEVAPKGDRRRRVQDLLDVVGLNPEYINRYPHQFSGGQRQRIGIARGLALRPEIIVADEPVSALDVSVQAQVINLMARLQSEFELSYIFIAHDLSIVRHISDRVGVMYLGRIVETGRDAEIYDHPTHPYTQALLSAVPVPDPEARERRERIILAGDVPSPTNVPSGCRFRTRCWKAQERCALEVPELAVPAEFRLLPGPAAHDSACHFAEEKRVVPPEEGQEPPAGGTGNGPG
- a CDS encoding ABC transporter ATP-binding protein produces the protein MLLEVRDLHVEFRTRDGVAKAVNGVSYGVDAGETLAVLGESGSGKSVTAQAIMGILDMPPGRIAAGEILFQGRDLLKLKEDERRKVRGAEMAMIFQDALSSLNPVLSVGDQLGEMFVVHRGMSRKDARAKAVELMDRVRIPGARERVKQYPHQFSGGMRQRIMIAMALALEPALIIADEPTTALDVTVQAQVMDLLAELRREYDMGLILITHDLGVVADVADRIAVMYAGRIVEQAPVRDIYKAPAHPYTRGLLDSIPRLDQKGRELYAIKGLPPNLMDIPPGCAFNPRCPMAQDVCRTDVPPLYEVSDDRVSACHFWRECLHG
- a CDS encoding ABC transporter permease, producing MPEQPYEPDGAIAGTGAGGAMDLAASEAQTLEKTPGGPLGTGPRGKPRSLWSDAWRDLRRNPVFIISALFIVFLVVISLWPSLIASGNPLNCDLAKAQQGSQPGHPFGFDGQGCDVYTRTVYGARTSVSVGVLATLGVAVLGSVLGGLAGFFGGAGDSVLSRITDVFFAIPVVLGGLVLLSVVVTNTIWPVIGFMVLLGWPQISRIARGSVITVKQNDYVQAARALGASNSRLLLRHIAPNAVAPVIVVATIALGTFISLEATLSYLGVGLKPPTVSWGIDISSASAYIRNAPHMLLWPAGALAVTVLAFIMLGDAVRDALDPKLR